In the genome of Mercurialis annua linkage group LG8, ddMerAnnu1.2, whole genome shotgun sequence, the window aaataactaaattgtctccaaattagtaggaatacctatcttttagtttgattgaactacaaaattaaaatactatatttggtcaatatattattatttaaatttttatcttattattatttttaaagatattattaataaaattaaattaattatttaattatagttattataaaaccaaaagaagaataaattcagtatggaacaaatttaataaccgaatatattatatttacatttacaaaaattcttaactaatttaatattaattataaataaaaaattgatataattgtaataaatttactaatacgTTTATTGACgtgttacgttacgagccacgtgcatagcacgtaatgcgaaactagtatttataaaggttatgtcAGTACTTtacaacttattttttttacaaaaatctcttatttttaaattttttgtcacAAGGTGTACCTGTTGAACTCATATTTTGATTacctcaaaaataaaaatatttgcacttAACATGAAAGAGTTACAAAAAATCCCTCATATTTTCttcagatttatatttttactctgcGTATTAACAAAACTGGTCGCTCGTGAATAATATCATTTCAGCGGGAAGTTTTTAAGCTGAATTACACATACATGGCAAGCTTTCAGGAAAATAAAATGGCTGCCACGTATGTATTTCGGATATCCAAAAATCAGTTACCCCAATTCACTAGTTTGAACTTTTACCTATATTTTGTCTCCATCCCCCATACATTATACTTATACAAAAGGTTCTTATATTAGTCTTTGTATGATAGATTAACGAAATGGTTACATTTCTTTAATTCAAAAGAATGAAACTTTGTCTTTACTTCAGAATAAACAATTGCAATTTTCATAATTTCACCTCTCTATATAAAGCCCTAGTCCCATTAAGTATTATCCACATCAAAACCATCATAAAACAAGTTTAAGTTTACATTAGAAACACAAaaacagaaagaaaaaaaatgaaaaaccaaAGTATCTCCAACATTTTTCTCATTTGCTTTTTTCTCATCCTTGTTCTCAATTTTGCAGAGTCCCAATCATGTAGGCCTAGCGGAAAAATACGAGGCATAAAGCCACCTCCGGGACAATGCAATCAAGAACACGATTCCGATTGCTGTGTACAAGGGAAAATGTACACTACATTCAAGTGTTCACCTCCGGTGACCGGAAATACTAAAGCTACAATGACAATAAACAGTTTTGCAGCTGGCGGTGACGGCGGTGGGCCATCAGAATGTGATAATCAGTATCATTCAGATGATGAGCTGGTGGTTGCACTTTCCACAGGATGGTTTAATAACAAGAGTAGGTGCTTGAAATATGTTAATATCCATGGAAATGGAAAAAGTGTTAGGGCTAAAGTAGTTGATGAATGTGATTCTACTATGGGATGTGATTCTGATCATGATTATCAGCCGCCTTGTCCGAACAACATTGTTGATGCCTCAAAAGCTGTCTGGAGTGGCTTAGGAATTTCCGATCCCGATGATGTCGGATCGTTGGATATATCTTGGTCAGACGCTTGAGTTctttatatataaatgtattatatatgtGTGTAACTTGTGCATTTTACtgcttttttttatcatgttcATCATATGCTCTgtagtatataaaaaaatctttctgtatttgaaactttttatataaaaatttcgtGTGTTTGTACTTTAATTGGCTTATGAATCTTTTGTTTGTTTGATatggtttaaattttaaaaaaaaagtacaaacaaACTGAAAGTAAAATCATCCACCTCGCAAGCAATGAAGAATCTATGAGCCCAACTAGAACAAATTGATCCTGCAAGAACAAAAGCATAAACAAATCATTTCGCGATCACAATCaatttccaaaacaaatcctaattctTCAACATTTAACCAAATGTAGTAATGTGTAAGTAATGAGTTTTGTTTTAGTTCATTTTACATTATACTCTTGCATGTGCTTTATGTCAAACTAATGCAGACATTGAAATAACAAAGGTTTAAATCATTACATGCATATAGAACTTGGAAACAATACCATTAATGTGTGTACATGCTATATATCGTAAAACATACGAGCACCATTTACTGTTTTGGCGTTTTTCGTTTCAACGTTTTACAAGCTAATAAGAGTACAATTTGTACAAAAACAGAATCCTACTTCTCAACTAACATTGTATAAGATTATGTAAACCCTGCAAATAACATTTTACATTCTACATTTTCATAATATTAGATGTAATGTAAATATAAGTACATAATCAGATTCTGATCTATACACGAATTTTGCATGAATTTACATTTCCTATATATCCATTtacaaacacaaccaaacaaaCATCATAAACCAAGAAATCATATTTTTCTATATGAGTTCAACATTCATgtacaacaaaataataaaggagatattattattattatttatgcaCAAAGTGTAACAACAAAATGCAAAAACGACATGCGAATAAGACAATTACCTTTCTACGAAGGGAAAACAACCAATTGTGGAAATTCTTTGAGCAATCCTAAGCTTTCTACGAAGGGAAAACAACGTACACATTTCACATTCTCCACAAGAGTTGTAAGTACCCTTCGTTTCTCAAGATTAAACCAACCAATGTGCCCATTACCACCCGAAAATTCCAACACATTGTCACAATCTTTGATCCACAAAACAGATGATctttgtagacacctatttttcggtgataaggaactgaagcgccCAATgctgatttccagagaaatctgtccgggtgacgagtttttgatttgcttgctggaatctaaacatgcgtaatctgtgcacagctgtaaacttggaggattaaaacgtaatttggcgtgaatagcccataaaaatccaaagagattgtaatctaagtctagaaattggactaattgccatatcttagaagtctATTggtcaatttgcaagtttgacggactggaATTGACCCTGACCAAACCCATATGaccttagtagccttttttgatatgtttaggcaccaaaataaacctttttacttagccaCCAAGTGTAAATacgaattaaataaataaaattctaattaaataattaaaacctaatcctaaatacatctaaacttatcacttaacacttcttcaaCCCTTAACCAAACTCTAGCTAGGACGAACCTGTAAATACACATAAGCTAATCCTAGACCTAATTAACCaatataaatacagccttaagccagcctggcaAAAGGTGGCACAAAAACCCTAGACAGACAGACagaaaattcggccaccaccCTAGAATAGGCAATCCGAAaatcacacacacacaaaatccagtcctgaaaacacctaatacgctttgattctccaagaacacaagccctgcacagattcgaagctggattccgcatccacttcgctaGCAAACGAGTCAAGGACTCAGAATGGTGTTTCTGAGGACCCTCAATATTGTTCCTTTAATTTTTCATGAATTTGTATGTCATTAATTATCATAATTGATGTAATTATGTGATTTAGGATGTATGTTTATCTTATAGTTGACTTTGCCATAGAAATTGTCATGCTAAAGCtaataattaaattgctaaactacTATAAAATTCGAtgataagcatgttaatcactgtaattagttgtttttaatattcaaaacctGAAAACAATCAATTTAGAAATcgtagaatgcatgtttctaggagaTTTTAGCTAGATTTGCCATGAAAACCCTAAAATCGTACTTGCTGCCcagaaaataattttcatagatgagctttaaacacctcgattatgtgttttttggattccttgttcgattttatgttgttttgactactttgcatgaaaaacggagttaaaacgagtgagaacgaagcaaaacaaaaacgACCCAGAAACTGCCGacgaaccgccgccgccgctgaAGCCGGCGCCGGCACCATGAACCGGCGCCGTTTTTTTCTCCTCCCCCAGGATTGCTTCCCAGATATTCCAGACTTTGATCCAAATTTCCAGACGCGTTTTCGGGCTCATCCGGACTCCTAATTAGACTCAGTTTGATTCCAGAAATATTGTTTTAACTAGGTCGATGTCCGCGCGTTACGCGGgtgatattaaataattttcttatttttgataattattttttttaatttttttattatattattatatttttttatatttttatagtcttatttaatataattatttagtaACATaaggtaaaattaataaaataattgatttccaaaaattcttcatttttataaCTCACaactaatcaaataattaattttttttaatatgaattacattttataatatattaatataataaaatataatttattgattaaatataatatgcatgttcaatagtttataaatattgttaatatagtaaaactcttcaatttcataattataatatttttaaaattctattaagataaattttaattaataaaatgttaaattaaaattttttaaaatatataaatatcaacGAAAACTCTTTAAAAGGTTCCAAGCTACTGATCACTATACATTCAAGGAAAGTACTAAGTAAGGTGTTACAATCAACTCTTGAAATTCAAGCATTTTCAGAGTATTTTTGAACAACTTATTATACAAGCGAACATCACAAATACATGATAGTAACCCTTTTCATGGACATGATTGTACGTTTTCCAGCTTAATAGATCCTAAAATGAATTTTCAAATTCCTTAGAAGATCAGGGGAAAAGGCAGTAAAAAGAGTTAGATACATCACTAAGAAACTATAACCAAAGATAACCCgtcttcaatcttctttgcgATTCAGTTTTACCAGTAACAATGAAAAGTTTATATTCATTCCAATACACCAACCAACAAAGAAAATCGCGGTCCGTATAGgtttactttaaatttcaaGAATTATTTTTCGACTCTCGTCAAATTCCTAAATATAGGAATTATGACTTTATGAATAAGTTTTCAAatatctaaattaattttaaagaagtACCAATTTCCTACCGTAAAGAAATAGAGAAGAGAGGAGGAGGTCTCATACAAAAGAATATGTTATGCAAATCCTTTTTTTATAGGCAAAAAGGCTGAAAAACTAcccatctttcattttttttcaatagcaccctgaccttgtaatattttcagtagcaccctatttcgtatgtttttgtttcaatagcaccctaaaatatcaaattgaacatttttcatttggttaatattcaaaaacaatCCTTCATATATATCATAAGTTCTAAATATTCtacaatgttttaaattatacataaatgCCATCTtcttcacaaaataaaaaaaatatgaataaatgtttaattttaaataatggaAGACCATATCTGCTGGTCTTTCATGTGGGAAGACCACCCAGCTGGTCTTCCATGTGGgaagatgtcacgacccaatttcagggctgagaccggcgctagggaataggagtggttgctccgaaacccgtagcaagcctaaaatcgtaaaataatttttcgcgaaacataaacgtcatgtaTGACATACAtagacacgtgtcatgcagaaacacatgccaggcacacatatcctctggcaatcacaatataaataacgcagcaagcgtaaacgtttaaaactttaaaacgttaaagttatatttacagaaaaatatacattacaagctgacttgcaaaatacttatctactgcagctctaagagtaaagtactgtttctttacatactcaaaaatacagacttctggaagtaggatagaagtccgttgcctCAAAGCgcctttatcctgaaaggaaatctgtgaggggtcagtatattgggatatactgagtgagttcatacatttactaataagtattcaaataaaacataaaatcgtaatcagtcatatgcagccaagtacaggatctgattgaaaccctaatcctcgaatatgttaaccgtatatactcagaggaaaacttatccaatagtccgactcgggagtattcacactctaccacgtcagtcgcgacaattctcttaatcccagtggtgggtctaacccactagatacggggctcaggttacactgtaaccgagttcactctcgtatcacaatcatacatctacctTCAGAATTCATGTACTTACTCgtattcacagctgtatcaaatcaaaactggtgatcacacagtcctattgccgctcaataggtagcacgttccatcggatcaatactggtttcaaatcaagtatatgtgcaattcatataaagatttaatatataaatcatgcaattcaaatagaaagcaatataaaatagttgcttgaataaatacttcaaaagcaaatcgtataaactcactgaaaacgcttatccaaaaatacgtcggggctttagaaacgtcaagcttcccgagctcctggtccagctccttcttgcctcgctggatctaaaacaatttcaaaacatttgactcacatcagaatcctattctaagattgactctagactcgagacacgacaagacacaaaatataagccgtcgtgcttcaaacgtaatcttttccgataaacgaatcattcttctctcatttcttaatacttctcaattcaattctcaatagagaatataggttttcttgatgaaaccaattgatatccataaactaactcatcccaaacaac includes:
- the LOC126662180 gene encoding kiwellin-1-like, which gives rise to MKNQSISNIFLICFFLILVLNFAESQSCRPSGKIRGIKPPPGQCNQEHDSDCCVQGKMYTTFKCSPPVTGNTKATMTINSFAAGGDGGGPSECDNQYHSDDELVVALSTGWFNNKSRCLKYVNIHGNGKSVRAKVVDECDSTMGCDSDHDYQPPCPNNIVDASKAVWSGLGISDPDDVGSLDISWSDA